From Pseudorca crassidens isolate mPseCra1 chromosome 7, mPseCra1.hap1, whole genome shotgun sequence, a single genomic window includes:
- the PABIR1 gene encoding PPP2R1A-PPP2R2A-interacting phosphatase regulator 1, producing MAQEKMELDLELPPGTVGSPAEGGGSGSGGGGGGLRRSNSAPLIHGLSDTSPVFQAEAPSARRNSTTFPNRHGLLLPASPVRMHSSRLHQIKQEEGMDLINRETVHEREVQNAMQISHSWEESFSLSDNDVEKSASPKRIDFIPVSPAPSPTRGIGKQCFSPSLQSFVSSNGLPPSPIPSPTTRFTTRRSQSPINCIRPSVLGPLKRKCEMETEYQPKRFFQGITNMLSSDVAQLSDPGVCVSSDTLDGNSSSAGSSCNSPAKVSTTTDSPVSPAQAASPFIPVDELSSK from the coding sequence ATGGCTCAGGAGAAGATGGAGCTGGACCTGGAGCTGCCTCCAGGCACGGTTGGGAGCCCGGCGGagggcggcggcagcggcagcggcggtggcggcgggggCCTCAGGAGGTCTAACAGCGCCCCCCTGATCCACGGCCTCAGTGACACTTCGCCGGTGTTCCAGGCCGAGGCGCCGAGCGCCAGGCGAAACAGCACAACGTTCCCGAACCGCCACGGCCTGCTACTACCGGCCTCCCCCGTCCGCATGCACAGCAGCCGCTTGCACCAGATCAAACAGGAGGAGGGCATGGACTTGATCAATCGAGAGACCGTCCACGAGCGCGAGGTGCAGAACGCAATGCAGATAAGCCACTCCTGGGAGGAAAGTTTCAGCCTGAGTGACAACGACGTGGAGAAATCCGCCTCCCCGAAACGCATCGATTTCATTCCGGTGTCGCCAGCACCGTCACCCACCCGGGGAATTGGGAAGCAGTGTTTTTCACCATCCTTGCAAAGTTTTGTGAGTAGCAATGGATTGCCTCCAAGCCCTATTCCCAGCCCAACGACCCGATTTACTACCCGGAGAAGCCAGAGTCCAATTAATTGCATTAGACCAAGTGTTCTTGGAccattgaaaagaaaatgtgaaatggaAACTGAATACCAGCCAAAGAGATTTTTCCAGGGCATCACCAACATGCTTTCTTCTGACGTTGCACAGCTGTCAGATCctggtgtgtgtgtatcttccGATACCCTTGATGGAAACAGCAGCAGTGCCGGATCTTCTTGTAATTCACCAGCGAAAGTCAGCACTACCACCGACTCTCCTGTGTCACCTGCCCAAGCGGCCTCTCCATTTATTCCAGTAGATGAACTTTCATCTAAGTGA